GCGGAAGTGCTTCGGCGCTCCTGCACCATCCGGTCGGAGGATCGAGCATCGACTACGCACATGACATCGAGAAAGTCccggtggcgctggtgatgGAGGTTGCCTCCAAGGGATTCCATCCGCCCGAAGCCCACATACAGCGCATCTGCGAGGAAAGCTGGATAGGTATCGGGGCCATGGTTAACTGTTTGGCCGGAAATTTTCGCAGCGTGTTGAAGGGAAGCGGCACGCTACACCTGCGCTGATGTGCGAAACACTCTTCTTTTGTACGAGAATAtgttacattttatttgtttgatgttAGCTTTCGGGTCAGTACAATCAGCTTAGGATAATTAAACTCAACCTACCGGGGAACTGACAAGACACTTGTATCCTTATCCTCACTtaattttaaagtttgttttgtcttttcgacgtataaacaaataaaatgtatcCTTTTTGGGTGCTCCTTCAAAAAATCAGGAAAGAAAACATGGCTTCAGGCATGCGTGATAATGAAACAACCAACGGGCAAAGAAAAATGCTTCGagtttcgttcgattgttgCCCAAACTCGCCTCGAAGGGCCTCTTTCCTACAGTAGCGAAAAACCCTGCTCAATGCTACTCCTTTCCatcggtgaaaagttttctttttatctatTAGAATGGTCAGAGACGTATTGGCACCAACTGTTAATTTTACACACCAGCTGATGCCAGGGCTCGGACTAATGCTCTTCGCATTGGAACCGATAAATCGGTCGGTACAGGTCGGCTCGTCTACGGACGAGAGCCACATCGGTGAAAAGTTGAACGGAGGACAATTGAGTATCCACGGCCCATGTCCTCCTCTAGCACACAGCGTTAGAAGCACCGTACTTGAGGCGCAGTTTTTCGTAATGCTTTTTGTCCTGAAATGAACCAAGAGTgggataaaataaatttccgaCTGACACTAAATGGTAATCCGTCGCAACGTACCTCTTGGTTTACGGATGGTTTCATTGTTCGTATCGCCTCCAGGAAGTGCGCCATATGTACCTGCAGCATCGCCTCCGTTGCATCCTTCTCTCCGGTGCTTCCGTCTCTGTCCTCCTGCTCGCCCTCACCGACAATGGAATCTTTTAGTGTTTGCAGCGAAGCTTGGCGCACGAGACCGGCCAAATCGGCTCCCGTGTAACCCTCCGTTAGTGCGGCCACCCTTTCAAACTGCACATCTTCGTCCAGCGGCGGTTGGGTCCGATTTTTGGTCAACGCTCGCAGAATATCAACCCGATCGGTTGTTCCTGGCAATCCGACGTATAAAATCTTATCCAAACGCCCAGGACGCAGAATGGCCGGGTCGACGATGTCGGGCCGATTGGTGGCCGCCATCAGGAATACTCCCTTGCGCTCTTCGATACCATCCATCTCCGTGAGCAACTGGTTGACGACACGCGTCCCCGCACTGCCCTCTTTCGTGTCCGACCGCTTTGGGCACAGGGAGTCGAACTCATCGAAAAAGATCACGCACGGAGCCGAGTTGCGTGCCCGCTGAAAGCACTGCCGGACAGCGCGTTCCGATTCACCGACGTACTGCGAAAAAGAACACAAAGTTCTAAACCATGTTCGAAAGTACCAAAAACAAAGTCCGCAACCTTACCATGTTCAACAATTCGGGCCCTTTGACAGATATGAAATTGATGCCCGCTTCGTTGGCGACCGCTTTGGCAAGCAGTGTCTTGCCGCAACCTGGCGGTCCGCAAAGCAGCACACCGGAGGGTGCATTCAACCCGAGTAGCTTCAAGCGCCGCGGGTACTTTACTGGTGCCAGAATGGCCAGCTTCAACTCCTCGCGTATATCGCCCAGCGAACCAATGTCGTTCCATGTCACGTCCGGTACGGTGATAAATCCTTCGCGCTTCGCCGACGGTTGCAAGGTTTTGAGTGACTCCATGAAGTCGTCCCGTTGAATGCACAATCCGTCGAGTTCTTCTTTCGACAGCTCATTCTGGTGGTTCAGCAAGAGATCCAACATTTTCTCCAACGTCATCTCCATGGTGGCTTGCAGGAGCGGTATCGACGGTGTCACGTCGGTCGCTTCTTCCTCCGGCGATACCGACGAAACGACCACGTCGGTAGCTTCACCATTCACATGATTCTCACTGGCCTCGGGTTGCGCTTGCTCGGGCACGTTGAGTTGCTCGATCTTTCCTTCCGCTGCGTCCACCTCCATGGAGGGAGCTTTTTCGACCCCCACCGCAGGTTCACCAGTCCCGGAGAAAGGTGTGGACGGCTCGGGCACTGCCGTTTCTGCATCCACCTCCATCTGACGGGTCTGTTCTGCGGCAGCCGTTTCGCCCTCCTTTGCCACCGGCTCCGACGCAACGGCgggtgtttcggtttccgaCGAAGTAGTGACCGCTGGTTCGGCCTCATCTTTCTTATCGTCATCCGCCTTTTGTCCGGTCGATGAAACGCCGGCCTCATTGCTGGCGTTTTCGTCCGCATCGTTGGCGACATCGTCCTTCTCATCGTCAAGATTAACCACCTCGTCAGGCTCGTCCTCGATGGCAACCACGTCGTCCGTATCGTTGCTCACCGGCTTTGATGTGTTAGATAGAATCCTTTTCTCCTGTTCGGTGAAGAGactgtgaaaaagaaaaatgggacacCGTTTTCGGGAGCAATTCTATTAAAACCGCTTCACCATACCGCACTACCTACCGTTTGATGGCCGTGTTAGCTGCCCTCGTGGCCAGTGCCAGCAAATCGGCCCCCACATACCCGGGGGTCAACTTAGCCAGCTCACCATAATCGagattgttggccattttcaatttgcggCAAATAATTTTCAGTATCTGCTGCCGAGCTTCACGGTCCGGAATGCCGAGCGATATCTCCTGGTCGAAACGACCCACACGACGCAGTGCCGGATCGAGAGCATCGGCCCGGTTGGTGGCCCCTATAACGATTACACCTTCACCTCCCTCGAGTGTCCCGAGGGTATCGAGACTGCTGAGCAGCTGCGCGACGATACGCCGTTCCATGTCCTTCTGTGCGTTGATCCGATTTGATGAAATTGCATCGATTTCATCGATAAACAGCACACAGGGAGACATTGCGGCCGCCTGCTCGAACACGTCCCGTATTCTCTCCTCCGATTCCCCGGAAACGCCAGCAATCAGCTCCGTGGCAGGAATCTCGATCAGATCGACTTTCAGTTGCTGCCGGGAAGAGAATAACGTTACGACCTATCCAAAACCGACCACTATCTCCCGGCGGAAGTCACTTCTTACCCCAGCGATAGCTTGCGCGAGCAACGTtttaccggaaccgggtggacCGTGGAGCAGAAAGCCCCTTGGCGGTGGTAGCCCAATCTGCCGGTAGATTTCCGGATGCTTcacgtgcagcagcagttcacACAACTCCTTTAGCAATCGATCCATGCCACCAACGTCCGCGAACGTGGTGCTGACCGTACGAGCCACTACCTCCTTGCGATACCGTTTCGCTTTTCCCCCAACCGTCGGTTGATAGTTTGCTGTGCTTGGCTTCTTGTTGGTAGGAGCAGCCGCAAGAGAACTCGGATTAATGTTAGCGTGCGAATCGTTGCGGATGTTCGACAGCAGCTGCATCGTGATCGGGGCTCCGTTGTCCATTCGCCGGcgcttcgtttccggtgcgatATTCTTACCGTTACTGCTCTCGATGCTCTCGTTGCTCGTTTCATCTTCACGCACCTTGTTGGCCCGTGTCACCTTCGTGACCGTTACGTGTTTGTTTGAAGCCACGTGAGCTAATAACGGAAGCGGTGTGAAAGAAGATGGTATCATTCAGACTGGAAGGAAGATGTGCCTCATTCTACAACACAATGGATATTGCTTGCTTACTTGAGATAAAGTTGGCCTGCTCATCGCCCTCGGCCGTCGCTTGCTGCTCCTCATCGTCGCTGCTGATATCTATGGCTTCAccgacggcggcaccggaCTGGTTCACGGGTCCACCTCCGGCGACCGTCGATgtggccggcgatcgattaCCCCTGCCCATGTACATGTTTGTCAGCGTGCTGCTCATCTGATTGCGGCCCGCACCGGTCTCGTCCATCACCTCCACGTCCGACAGGGCTTCCTCGTCGTTTTCACTCGACGGATTGCTGTCAAGCCCGTAGCTATGCAGCACCGTACGGTACGCATGTTCCACCagcaaacgaaacggcacCGCTTTGCGCCGGTTGTACTCACGGTAACGCTGCTGTAGTTCCCGCGCCATCACTCCTACGTCCACGTACGTCTGATGGACATTCTCCTCCAAGTACTGTGGTGCGCcaaaacagggaaaaacaaatcgatttAGCCACTTgttaccaccaccaaccgccagccgccagcaaGCACAAGCGACCCTCGTGTGCCAATAGACGGAAACACATACCTGCTTCACACGCGGTATAATCATCGGATCGAAGGACACTTGCTGCGCCTTCCGTTGCAACATATTTTACGCGTGCTTGAAGAACGAAGCCACGGGGAACGTCGTAAGCGATCGGTAATAACTTTTTTCTCTCCAATTCACGATTCAGTACGCCACTATTTGTATACCGCGCTGCTTGGATCGCGAACTTTATAAATTTGACATTTTCACCATGCCCACTCTGTCAGCAGATGAAGCCGCTTCCTCGCGCTCCCGCGCATCTTCGTGCCCTCTCTTTCGTACTCGGTGTTTGTTTCTCGCCGTTTCTTTCGCCGGCTTCTCAACACGTTAAAACACGGACAACACGGATAAAAACGAGAAAATTTAACGCTTTGCCCTCTGAATCGGCTGTCATCTCTACTTCTAATCCATTTGCTTACATTTATTCGGTATTTTGTTTAAGTATTTTCCAAACGAAAACGTATTTTGTTTCCGCCATAGCTCCGCTGTACGATATGTAGCTAGCTGATGGGAACACATCGTTTGACAGCACCGTTTCGAAATACTTCCAATCTTCAACTTCAACGGTATTCGATGCTACTCGCAACGGCACAATTTTCATCTCCTGAAAACTAAAGAGAAGCTCAAAATGTCTTCTAACAAGCTTCCCCGCCGTACGCAAGAACTGGATCTGCCCGCACCGCAATCGTCGATTAAAAAGCCACAAAAGTGAGTAGACATTAAATGCTTGCACAAGAAAGCCATCACCCGAATGCGCGTCCCATTGTTTCTAGCCGCGCCAGTCGAATAGCTCAGCCGGTACGGAAATCCGCCAAGCCGACGGGCTTGAGTGAAATAAGACGCTCAAGGTCGATGGACCGTGGCTTGAACGTGCTGCCTCTACCGACGACCGCAACCAAAAAGTCGCTCAacccacgcagcagcagcgccacacCACAACTAAGAACTCCTATGCGCTCTGGTGGCCTGCACCCCGCAGACGCTGTGCCGCCGTCTACAGCGGAACGAGAAAGGTGCACTGTTGACGCGGCGCTCGTGTTCGATTATCTTGCCGTGGCTAACATTGCCGATCTGCCCAGGGAGTTTGTGGAACGAGGCAACATGAAGTCCATGTCGATGAAACAGTTTCTTATCATCGTGGCGCACTTGCTGCGTCAGATTGGGGGTAGTCGGTACAAGATCGGTGCCAACTTTGTCGAGGATATCGTGCGTGCCATTACGGAACTTCAGTGTCCGTTTACCATCAACAAGTCGATGCTGAAAACACCGACGGCGCCGTACTCGATGGGCCCGATCGTGAGCCTGCTAACGTGGCTCATTCAACTGGCACCGCAACCCCGCAGCGAAGCGGAGTGGGCCCCGACCTTAGTGAAGGCTGAAGAATTTCCATCCACGGACTTTACGCGCTTTTTCTACCAATCGTCCATTGAATGCTTTCACCTGTGGAACATGAAAAGGGAGGAAGAATTCGAGGCAAAAGTGGAAACTGTGGTCGATCGTTTGGTGGCGTGCAAAACGGGCGGTCTCACGCAGGCAGAAGTGCAGCAGCGTACCGAGCAGATAGTGCGCCAGCTGGAAGCAATCGGTAAAGAGTCCGGTATGGGGCCGACCCGTGAACAAAGCTTAGATGGCGTACAGCGCGAGATTGCCGAACGAATGCGCGAAGAGAGTCGGTTGGTGGAGGAAGTAAAACGACTGTCGAAGCAGGTTAGCAAACAAGAGCAACAGCAGTACCGGCGGCAGGACGAGTATTACGATTGTGAAAGTGCCATTCACAAACTGAAGGAAGAGCTTGCCCAGCAACAGATGACGATCCGGCAGCGCGACGAGATGTGCTGCACGATCGCACTCAAAGAACGGTTGATCGCTGCCAAGCACAACGCGTTGCACTGCCTAGAGGAAGCATCGTCCGACCATCAGATCAAACTGTCGCACATGATCCAGCAAAAGATCGACGGGCTGACCATGCTAAACACCCAGCTGCACAATTTTGCCAACGCTCTGGAGTCGGACATTACCTTTACGCCAATGGAACTGAACCGGCTGATGGAAAGCCGGCCGGAGGAACTGGCAGCAGCACTATCGGACCTTGACCAGCAGCTGAACGATGTGTTCAACCAGCAGCGTCAGTTGTTCCTTAAGTTGAGCGCCGAGAAATGTCTCTACGAGCGTCAGGTGAACGATGCACAACTGATGCTGGCCCCGCTGGAGATGGCGGTCGCTGAGCAGAGCGAGCGTTTAGCGAAGCTGCACAAGCAACGAGACGCGATCATGGTCGAATTCGGCTCTCTCGCAACAAGAATCGCTGAAACGAAAGTAAGCCGTAAGAAGGAAGAGGATTTGGCTCTCCGCATCGAACAAATTAAGGCCAATCTGGCGCGCAACGAGAACGCCATCGAAAAGCTGGGCCGCCACAAACAGCAGCTGATGCAGAACGCACTGATGAGTTGCCAGAGGGCAATATCGGAAAAGGATCACAAAAGAGCTACTTTAGTGGCGCAGCTTGATCACTGTGAAGCTATTATGAAAAAGATTGTCGACGTGCTTAAAATAAGTA
The nucleotide sequence above comes from Anopheles bellator chromosome 1, idAnoBellAS_SP24_06.2, whole genome shotgun sequence. Encoded proteins:
- the LOC131205954 gene encoding nuclear valosin-containing protein-like, whose amino-acid sequence is MLQRKAQQVSFDPMIIPRVKQYLEENVHQTYVDVGVMARELQQRYREYNRRKAVPFRLLVEHAYRTVLHSYGLDSNPSSENDEEALSDVEVMDETGAGRNQMSSTLTNMYMGRGNRSPATSTVAGGGPVNQSGAAVGEAIDISSDDEEQQATAEGDEQANFISTHVASNKHVTVTKVTRANKVREDETSNESIESSNGKNIAPETKRRRMDNGAPITMQLLSNIRNDSHANINPSSLAAAPTNKKPSTANYQPTVGGKAKRYRKEVVARTVSTTFADVGGMDRLLKELCELLLHVKHPEIYRQIGLPPPRGFLLHGPPGSGKTLLAQAIAGQLKVDLIEIPATELIAGVSGESEERIRDVFEQAAAMSPCVLFIDEIDAISSNRINAQKDMERRIVAQLLSSLDTLGTLEGGEGVIVIGATNRADALDPALRRVGRFDQEISLGIPDREARQQILKIICRKLKMANNLDYGELAKLTPGYVGADLLALATRAANTAIKRLFTEQEKRILSNTSKPVSNDTDDVVAIEDEPDEVVNLDDEKDDVANDADENASNEAGVSSTGQKADDDKKDEAEPAVTTSSETETPAVASEPVAKEGETAAAEQTRQMEVDAETAVPEPSTPFSGTGEPAVGVEKAPSMEVDAAEGKIEQLNVPEQAQPEASENHVNGEATDVVVSSVSPEEEATDVTPSIPLLQATMEMTLEKMLDLLLNHQNELSKEELDGLCIQRDDFMESLKTLQPSAKREGFITVPDVTWNDIGSLGDIREELKLAILAPVKYPRRLKLLGLNAPSGVLLCGPPGCGKTLLAKAVANEAGINFISVKGPELLNMYVGESERAVRQCFQRARNSAPCVIFFDEFDSLCPKRSDTKEGSAGTRVVNQLLTEMDGIEERKGVFLMAATNRPDIVDPAILRPGRLDKILYVGLPGTTDRVDILRALTKNRTQPPLDEDVQFERVAALTEGYTGADLAGLVRQASLQTLKDSIVGEGEQEDRDGSTGEKDATEAMLQVHMAHFLEAIRTMKPSVNQEDKKHYEKLRLKYGASNAVC
- the LOC131215816 gene encoding WD repeat-containing protein 87, which gives rise to MSSNKLPRRTQELDLPAPQSSIKKPQNRASRIAQPVRKSAKPTGLSEIRRSRSMDRGLNVLPLPTTATKKSLNPRSSSATPQLRTPMRSGGLHPADAVPPSTAERERCTVDAALVFDYLAVANIADLPREFVERGNMKSMSMKQFLIIVAHLLRQIGGSRYKIGANFVEDIVRAITELQCPFTINKSMLKTPTAPYSMGPIVSLLTWLIQLAPQPRSEAEWAPTLVKAEEFPSTDFTRFFYQSSIECFHLWNMKREEEFEAKVETVVDRLVACKTGGLTQAEVQQRTEQIVRQLEAIGKESGMGPTREQSLDGVQREIAERMREESRLVEEVKRLSKQVSKQEQQQYRRQDEYYDCESAIHKLKEELAQQQMTIRQRDEMCCTIALKERLIAAKHNALHCLEEASSDHQIKLSHMIQQKIDGLTMLNTQLHNFANALESDITFTPMELNRLMESRPEELAAALSDLDQQLNDVFNQQRQLFLKLSAEKCLYERQVNDAQLMLAPLEMAVAEQSERLAKLHKQRDAIMVEFGSLATRIAETKVSRKKEEDLALRIEQIKANLARNENAIEKLGRHKQQLMQNALMSCQRAISEKDHKRATLVAQLDHCEAIMKKIVDVLKISTEEPDST